In Halostella litorea, a single window of DNA contains:
- the cdd gene encoding cytidine deaminase has product MEDRELIERAREAHQTAHVPYSEYPVGAALETADGSVYTGCNIENANYSNSLHAEGVAVAHAIHDGQTEFVRVAVSSAKRDGVTPCGRCRQTFAEFCDEDFVVLCDEGDGIAEYTLGELLPNTITEDMLD; this is encoded by the coding sequence ATGGAAGACCGCGAACTCATCGAGCGCGCCCGCGAGGCCCACCAGACCGCACACGTGCCGTACTCGGAGTACCCCGTCGGGGCGGCCCTCGAAACCGCCGACGGCTCGGTGTACACCGGCTGTAACATCGAGAACGCCAACTACAGCAACAGCCTCCACGCCGAGGGCGTCGCGGTCGCACACGCGATCCACGACGGCCAGACCGAGTTCGTGCGCGTGGCGGTGAGTTCGGCCAAGCGCGACGGCGTCACGCCCTGCGGCCGGTGCCGGCAGACGTTCGCGGAGTTCTGCGACGAGGACTTCGTCGTCCTCTGTGACGAGGGCGACGGCATCGCGGAGTACACGCTCGGCGAACTCCTCCCGAACACGATCACCGAGGACATGCTCGACTGA
- a CDS encoding RAD55 family ATPase, whose product MGPRFTTGVDRLDRELDGGIPAGSVVALSAPPASQSERLLYEIAAQRRTLYVTTERAAGAVERALRESVSPGSVEVCEVGGGDPLTDLVRAVRALNERTLVVVDPVAPLERTPNYRAALTELRSLLRGKDAAAVLHCVDGRAVPDGRDATEYMADVIFDLAVDVHRNQLRTRLTVPKLRGGDAPRDALRLDFKRRVTVDNSRDIA is encoded by the coding sequence ATGGGACCGCGCTTCACCACCGGCGTCGACCGGCTCGACCGCGAACTCGACGGGGGGATCCCCGCGGGGAGCGTGGTCGCGCTGTCCGCGCCGCCGGCGAGCCAGTCCGAGCGGCTGCTGTACGAGATCGCGGCCCAGCGGCGGACGCTGTACGTCACGACCGAGCGCGCCGCCGGGGCCGTCGAACGGGCGCTCCGGGAGAGCGTCAGCCCCGGGTCCGTGGAGGTGTGTGAGGTCGGGGGCGGCGACCCGCTGACCGACCTGGTCCGGGCCGTCCGCGCGCTGAACGAGCGGACCCTCGTCGTCGTCGACCCCGTCGCGCCGCTCGAACGGACGCCGAACTACCGCGCCGCGCTGACGGAACTGCGGTCGCTGCTCCGTGGGAAGGACGCCGCCGCCGTCCTCCACTGCGTCGACGGCCGGGCCGTGCCGGACGGGCGCGACGCCACCGAGTACATGGCCGACGTGATCTTCGACCTCGCCGTCGACGTCCACAGGAACCAGCTTCGAACCCGGCTCACGGTGCCGAAGCTCCGGGGCGGCGACGCCCCGCGGGACGCGCTCAGGCTGGACTTCAAACGGCGCGTAACGGTGGACAACAGCCGCGACATCGCGTGA
- a CDS encoding GNAT family N-acetyltransferase has product MDLDLLGWPPDGPTLRLDYERFSYAGKFVMSNTGKAVVRPGADDDRDLSEADDDSEGEAGTPADQGDDYDAVLAAAAFNEDRTDAGTLWIRYITVRKDLRGEGIGPDLADFVADRAADRGYERVRIAVNNPFAYEALYKAGFGYTGETTGIAELVLERPGDRSAERYRAGMAEFRGRGNLSDAERAFVAAADTPPARA; this is encoded by the coding sequence ATGGACCTCGATCTCCTCGGCTGGCCGCCCGACGGGCCGACCCTCCGGCTCGATTACGAGCGGTTCAGCTACGCCGGGAAGTTCGTCATGTCGAACACGGGGAAGGCAGTCGTCCGACCCGGCGCGGACGACGATCGGGACCTGAGCGAGGCGGACGATGACAGTGAGGGCGAGGCCGGAACGCCGGCCGATCAGGGCGACGACTACGACGCCGTCCTCGCGGCCGCGGCGTTCAACGAGGACCGCACCGACGCGGGGACGCTGTGGATCCGCTACATCACGGTCCGCAAGGACCTCCGGGGGGAGGGGATCGGCCCGGACCTCGCGGACTTCGTCGCCGACCGGGCCGCCGACCGCGGCTACGAGCGCGTCCGGATCGCCGTCAACAACCCGTTCGCCTACGAGGCGCTGTACAAGGCCGGCTTCGGCTACACCGGCGAGACCACCGGGATCGCCGAACTGGTGCTGGAGCGCCCCGGCGACCGGAGCGCCGAGCGTTACCGCGCGGGCATGGCCGAGTTCCGCGGCCGCGGCAACCTGAGTGACGCGGAGCGGGCGT